A region from the Brassica napus cultivar Da-Ae chromosome C8, Da-Ae, whole genome shotgun sequence genome encodes:
- the LOC106362073 gene encoding methionine aminopeptidase 1B, chloroplastic, translating to MASTVFLSSFSPSSSLQLRSSFNGEYVSSSRSFIGAAPFASSSLSLLSGQKNSYPQRKLHVSAKKVSGLEEAIRIRRMRELEKTSKVRRNPPLRRGRVSPRLLVPDHIPRPPYVESGVLPDISPEFQIPGPEGIVKMRAACELAARVLNFAGTLVKPSVTTNEIDKAVHDMIVEAGAYPSPLGYGGFPKSVCTSVNECMCHGIPDSRQLQSGDIINIDVTVYLDGYHGDTSRTFFCGEVDEGFKRLVKVTEECLERGIAVCKDGASFKKIGKRISEHAEKNGYNVVERFVGHGVGPVFHSEPLIYHYRNDGPGQMVEGQTFTIEPILTIGTTECVTWPDNWTTLTADGGVAAQCEHTILITRTGAEILTKC from the exons ATGGCGTCTACAGTCTTTCTATCCAGTTTCTCGCCATCGTCGTCGTTGCAACTCCGTTCTTCTTTCAACGGCGAGTACGTATCCTCCTCGAGGAGCTTCATCGGAGCAGCTCCGTTCGCTTCCTCTTCTCTATCGCTGCTCTCCG GTCAGAAGAACTCATATCCTCAGAGAAAACTCCACGTTTCCGCCAAGAAAGTTTCTGGATTAGAGGAAGCCATTAGAATCAGAAG GATGAGAGAGCTTGAGAAAACTTCAAAAGTTAGGAGAAACCCACCGTTACGACGTGGAAGAGTCTCCCCTCGTCTCCTCGTCCCTGATCACATACCAAGGCCTCCTTACGTTGAGTCTGGCGTGTTACCTGATATATCTCCTGAGTTCCAGATTCCTGGTCCTGAAGGCATTGTGAAGATGAGAGCTGCTTGCGAGCTCGCTGCTCGTGTTCTAAACTTTGCAGGAACTTTGGTtaaa CCATCTGTGACGACTAATGAAATAGACAAAGCGGTGCATGACATGATTGTTGAAGCTGGTGCTTATCCTTCGCCTCTTGGGTATGGTGGGTTCCCTAAAAGTGTGTGTACATCAGTTAACGAGTGTATGTGTCATGGGATACCGGATTCTCGACAGCTACAG AGTGGGGATATAATAAACATCGATGTCACGGTTTACTTGGAT GGTTACCATGGAGATACATCTAGAACTTTCTTCTGTGGAGAAGTAGATGAAGGTTTTAAACGACTTGTAAAG GTTACGGAGGAATGTTTGGAGAGAGGTATAGCCGTTTGTAAAGATGGAGCAAGCTTCAAGAAAATCGGCAAGCGAATAAG CGAGCATGCTGAAAAGAACGGCTACAACGTGGTGGAGCGCTTTGTTGGGCATGGTGTAGGACCAGTGTTCCACTCAGAACCCTTGATTTATCATTACC GAAATGATGGGCCTGGGCAAATGGTTGAAGGACAAACTTTCACAATTG AACCGATTCTGACGATTGGAACCACGGAATGTGTAACATGGCCAGACAACTGGACTACTCTGACAGCTGATGGTGGGGTAGCCGCACAGTGTGAGCATACAATTCTGATTACTAGAACTGGTGCTGAGATTCTTACCAAGTGCTGA
- the LOC106362074 gene encoding allene oxide cyclase 4, chloroplastic, with translation MSMIMASSAAAASISLVRNLSRHHQTPLLDYSSSFHNNLRISSNGPALSTRSRSTTSSSIFRTMCSSSSENSRPTKIQELNVYEFNEGDRHSPAVLKLGKNPQQLCIGDLVPFTNKLYTGDLKKRVGITAGLCVLIQHVPEKKGERFEASYSFYFGDYGHISVQGPYLTYEDTLLAITGGTGVFEGAYGQVKLHQLVYPTKLFYTFYLKGVVADLPVELTGKHVEPSKDVKPAAEAQATQLGATILNFTE, from the exons ATGTCTATGATCATGGCTTCCTCTGCTGCTGCTGCATCGATCTCTCTTGTAAGGAATCTCTCTCGCCATCATCAAACCCCTCTTTTGGATTACTCTAGTTCCTTCCATAATAACCTAAGGATCTCATCCAACGGTCCAGCTTTGTCCACACGATCAAGatccaccacctcctcctccatctTCAGAACCATGTGCAGCAGCAGCAGCGAGAACTCTAGACCCA CTAAGATCCAAGAACTCAACGTGTACGAGTTCAACGAAGGCGACCGACACAGCCCCGCGGTTCTAAAACTCGGCAAGAACCCACAACAGCTTTGCATCGGCGACCTCGTCCCTTTCACTAACAAACTCTACACCGGAGACCTCAAGAAACGCGTCGGGATCACCGCAGGTCTCTGCGTTTTGATCCAGCACGTTCCTGAGAAGAAAGGCGAACGCTTCGAAGCTTCTTACAGCTTCTACTTCGGAGACTACGGTCACATTTCCGTTCAGGGACCTTACCTGACTTACGAGGACACGCTTCTCGCCATCACCGGTGGCACCGGCGTCTTCGAAGGAGCTTACGGACAGGTCAAGCTTCATCAGCTTGTGTATCCGACCAAGCTGTTCTACACTTTTTACTTGAAAGGTGTTGTCGCTGATTTGCCTGTGGAGCTCACCGGAAAACATGTTGAGCCGTCGAAGGATGTGAAGCCGGCGGCGGAAGCTCAGGCTACTCAGCTCGGGGCCACTATCCTAAACTTTACCGAATAA
- the BNAC08G15800D gene encoding transcription factor HRS1, whose product MIKKLSNMDYKQKQERCGQYIEALEEERRKIHVFQRELPLCLDLVTQAIEACKRELPGTATENMYGQSECSEQTTGECRPVLEQFLTIKDSSTSNEEEELDDEHGNHDPDNDSEDKNMKSDWLKSVQLWNQPDPLLPKEERTQEKMVDTVVKKDESMKKEAMANGGERRKREAEKDGGRKQRRCWSSQLHRRFLNALQHLGGPHVATPKQIKELMKVDGLTNDEVKSHLQKYRLHTRRPSQTVPNNGNSQTQHLVVVEGIWVPKSDHSTGRTTGGATTSGTTTRSTTGIYEAMAAPPLPQWPSHSNFRPSIIVEEKGSGSPSEEVVVRCSSPAMSSSTRNHYVKNI is encoded by the exons ATGATTAAGAAGCTAAGCAACATGGATTACAAGCAGAAACAGGAGAGATGTGGGCAATACATCGAAGCTCTTGAAGAAGAACGACGCAAGATTCATGTCTTCCAACGTGAACTTCCTCTTTGCTTAGACCTCGTAACCCAAG CAATTGAGGCATGCAAGAGGGAGTTGCCGGGTACGGCCACAGAGAATATGTACGGACAATCAGAGTGCTCCGAGCAAACGACCGGAGAATGTAGACCTGTCTTGGAGCAATTTCTAACCATTAAAGACTCATCAACCtccaatgaagaagaagaattagaCGATGAGCACGGAAATCATGATCCGGACAATGATTCTGAGGACAAGAACATGAAATCTGATTGGCTTAAATCTGTACAGCTCTGGAACCAACCTGACCCTCTTCTCCCAAAAGAG GAAAGAACGCAAGAGAAGATGGTGGACACGGTGGTGAAGAAAGATGAAAGTATGAAGAAAGAGGCGATGGCTAACGGTGGAGaaagaaggaagagagaggcGGAGAAAGATGGAGGAAGAAAGCAGCGAAGGTGTTGGTCTTCGCAGTTGCATAGGCGCTTCTTAAACGCTCTGCAACACTTAGGTGGACCTCATG TTGCTACGCCGAAGCAAATCAAGGAGTTAATGAAGGTTGATGGATTAACTAATGATGAAGTCAAAAGCCATTTACAG AAATATAGACTGCATACAAGAAGACCAAGCCAAACAGTCCCTAACAACGGAAACTCTCAAACGCAACATCTCGTAGTCGTCGAGGGCATATGGGTTCCAAAATCTGACCACTCTACAGGCAGGACCACCGGAGGAGCCACCACTAGTGGCACCACCACCCGGTCCACCACCGGGATATATGAAGCAATGGCCGCACCACCACTGCCACAGTGGCCGAGCCATTCCAATTTTAGACCGTCCATTATCGTGGAAGAAAAAGGATCGGGAAGCCCAAGCGAAGAGGTGGTGGTCCGATGTAGCTCGCCAGCGATGTCTTCTTCTACCCGCAACCATTACGTCaagaatatttag
- the LOC106360190 gene encoding uncharacterized protein LOC106360190 translates to MMQYLIPEPKTKEIVLEKVLSCDGPTTLQEVKNLSSKRKAVEESVNRTSNVTDAIAREMNRGITSCEQDLLKLGEYLPLLFNLVHDADKIKDVSGLKIRWSSGLISQTLIQRKCPKFFQVDNIMFELGMVIYFYALKLRERAMELVSTDVKKSITLYREASGVFHHLSHELLPSLLPSLPQGKLPELTPSLCSSLSLLCLAEGQAVTTKNAEESGRSASLLSKLHYGTTQMLSEASAHLSSRANGECKDLSSRFLEYVSAMRALHELKSQKHLAEVLESEERVGEAVGVLRRALAAARRSMPSKEDKWITIFKNERDEVRKKMAKYEKLNDFILQRIPVETELPFPKGETIVKLFPYIPTRWEQELRFK, encoded by the exons atgatGCAATACCTAATTCCAGAACCTAAAACAAAAGAG ATTGTGTTGGAGAAAGTGTTATCATGTGATGGTCCAACAACTCTACAAGAAGTCAAAAACTTAAGCTCCAAGCGTAAAGCAGTTGAGGAATCTGTTAACAGAACCAGCAACGTCACTGATGCTATTGCAAGAGAGATGAACAGAGGAATTACTTCATGTGAGCAg GATCTCCTTAAACTTGGAGAATACCTTCCTTTACTCTTCAACTTAGTGCATGACGCTGACAAGATTAAAGACGTTTCTGGTCTTAAGATAAGATGGAGTAGTGGTTTGATCTCTCAGACCTTGATTCAGCGTAAGTGTCCGAAGTTCTTTCAAGTCGATAACATAATGTTCGAGCTTGGAATGGTTATTTACTTCTACGCACTTAAGCTCCGTGAGAGAGCCATGGAGTTAGTATCCACAG ATGTCAAGAAATCAATAACACTTTACCGAGAAGCATCTGGAGTTTTCCATCATCTTTCTCATGAGCTTCTTCCTTCATTGCTACCTTCTTTGCCTCAAGGGAAGCTTCCAGAACTAACTCCTTCGCTTTGCTCTTCTTTAAGTCTCCTCTGTTTAGCTGAAGGTCAG GCTGTAACTACAAAGAACGCTGAAGAAAGTGGTAGAAGCGCAAGCCTATTGTCGAAATTGCACTACGGTACTACACAAATGCTCTCTGAAGCCTCTGCTCATTTGTCATCTAGAGCTAATGGAGAATGTAAAGACCTATCGTCTCGCTTCCTA GAATATGTATCAGCAATGAGAGCTTTACACGAGCTAAAGAGCCAAAAACACTTAGCGGAAGTGCTTGAATCCGAAGAGAGAGTAGGTGAAGCAGTTGGTGTTCTCCGGCGTGCATTAGCAGCGGCTAGGAGGAGTATGCCGTCAAAAGAAGACAAGTGGATAACAATATTCAAGAACGAGAGAGACGAAGTACGCAAAAAAATGGCGAAGTATGAGAAGCTAAACGATTTCATTTTACAGAGGATTCCAGTAGAAACAGAGTTGCCTTTTCCTAAAGGTGAAACGATTGTTAAACTCTTTCCTTACATTCCCACAAGATGGGAACAAGAGCTTCGGTTCAAGTAG
- the BNAC08G15830D gene encoding uncharacterized protein BNAC08G15830D isoform X1: protein MGKKLDALLGRSFKTNKFKSLLNLAITRLSILKNQRQVRCSQATSDVTELLKLGHHENAYHRVDQVIKDQNTLDVLFFVHGYFTLLIDRVHLFEHNRDCPDEILEAVSGLLFAASRIGEFPELQEIRNVLISRFGKDMAARSIQLRSNCGVNPTIIQKLSTRHPPREVRMKVLKEIAAENNIVLKLEEASSTSTEIKSSDVPKAELTSEDGEGYELSDSVKRGKKKYKDVADAAQAAFESAAHAADAARAAVELSQFSPRAGGNSFSGSENKISEQEGNADDFRGGEVDLRSESKRSMSDSDEIIEDVPVMSFREDPVKLLEKDVVIYDSEEEIQYTTKPNTTTNVKEKQHVMDLPNRDTGHVDHTVHSVGDPFMRKVGLKGPVSVRTRQVLANLRPAHHLGPAPAFACTG from the exons ATGGGGAAGAAGCTTGACGCTTTGCTTGGTCGGAGTTTCAAAACCAACAAGTTCAAGTCTCTCCTCAACTTAGCTATCACGAGGCTCTCTATCCTCAAGAACCAACGTCAAGTTAGATGTTCCCAAGCCACCTCTGACGTCACCGAGCTTCTTAAACTCGGCCACCACGAGAACGCTTACCACAGAGTCGACCAAGTCATAAAAGACCAAAACACCCTCGACGTTCTCTTCTTCGTCCATGGCTACTTCACTCTCTTGATCGACCGTGTGCACCTCTTCGAACACAACCGAGATTGTCCTGATGAGATTCTTGAAGCTGTCTCCGGTTTGCTCTTTGCAGCTTCTAGAATCGGAGAGTTTCCTGAGCTTCAAGAGATTCGTAATGTTTTGATCTCACGTTTTGGGAAAGATATGGCTGCTCGGTCCATTCAGTTGCGCAGTAATTGTGGAGTTAATCCCACA ATAATTCAGAAGTTGTCGACAAGACATCCACCGAGAGAGGTTAGAATGAAGGTTCTGAAGGAGATAGCTGCAGAGAACAACATCGTTCTGAAACTAGAAGAAGCTTCTTCTACTTCCACTGAG ATAAAATCGTCAGATGTTCCTAAGGCTGAGTTAACAAGTGAGGATGGAGAAGGATATGAGTTATCTGATTCGGTAAAGAGAGGAAAGAAGAAGTACAAAGATGTGGCTGATGCTGCACAAGCAGCGTTTGAGTCAGCGGCTCATGCAGCAGACGCTGCACGAGCTGCTGTGGAGCTTTCTCAGTTTTCTCCGCGTGCTGGGGGAAATTCATTTAGTGGTTCTGAAAACAAGATATCAGAACAAGAAGGTAATGCTGATGATTTTAGAGGAGGTGAGGTTGATTTGAGGTCAGAATCCAAGAGGTCTATGTCGGATTCAGATGAAATTATTGAGGATGTCCCAGTGATGTCGTTTAGAGAAGACCCTGTGAAGTTGTTGGAGAAGGATGTTGTAATCTATGATAGTGAGGAAGAAATCCAATATACTACTAAGCCCAATACTACTACTAATGTTAAAGAGAAGCAACATGTTATGGATCTTCCAAATAGAGATACAGGACATGTGGACCACACGGTTCACTCGGTTGGAGATCCTTTTATGCGTAAAGTTGGTTTGAAGGGTCCGGTTTCAGTCAGGACAAGACAG GTGTTGGCCAACCTTCGGCCAGCCCACCACCTAGGCCCGGCGCCAGCCTTTGCCTGTACCGGTTAG
- the BNAC08G15830D gene encoding uncharacterized protein BNAC08G15830D isoform X2, producing MGKKLDALLGRSFKTNKFKSLLNLAITRLSILKNQRQVRCSQATSDVTELLKLGHHENAYHRVDQVIKDQNTLDVLFFVHGYFTLLIDRVHLFEHNRDCPDEILEAVSGLLFAASRIGEFPELQEIRNVLISRFGKDMAARSIQLRSNCGVNPTIIQKLSTRHPPREVRMKVLKEIAAENNIVLKLEEASSTSTEIKSSDVPKAELTSEDGEGYELSDSVKRGKKKYKDVADAAQAAFESAAHAADAARAAVELSQFSPRAGGNSFSGSENKISEQEGNADDFRGGEVDLRSESKRSMSDSDEIIEDVPVMSFREDPVKLLEKDVVIYDSEEEIQYTTKPNTTTNVKEKQHVMDLPNRDTGHVDHTVHSVGDPFMRKVGLKGPVSVRTRQVRGY from the exons ATGGGGAAGAAGCTTGACGCTTTGCTTGGTCGGAGTTTCAAAACCAACAAGTTCAAGTCTCTCCTCAACTTAGCTATCACGAGGCTCTCTATCCTCAAGAACCAACGTCAAGTTAGATGTTCCCAAGCCACCTCTGACGTCACCGAGCTTCTTAAACTCGGCCACCACGAGAACGCTTACCACAGAGTCGACCAAGTCATAAAAGACCAAAACACCCTCGACGTTCTCTTCTTCGTCCATGGCTACTTCACTCTCTTGATCGACCGTGTGCACCTCTTCGAACACAACCGAGATTGTCCTGATGAGATTCTTGAAGCTGTCTCCGGTTTGCTCTTTGCAGCTTCTAGAATCGGAGAGTTTCCTGAGCTTCAAGAGATTCGTAATGTTTTGATCTCACGTTTTGGGAAAGATATGGCTGCTCGGTCCATTCAGTTGCGCAGTAATTGTGGAGTTAATCCCACA ATAATTCAGAAGTTGTCGACAAGACATCCACCGAGAGAGGTTAGAATGAAGGTTCTGAAGGAGATAGCTGCAGAGAACAACATCGTTCTGAAACTAGAAGAAGCTTCTTCTACTTCCACTGAG ATAAAATCGTCAGATGTTCCTAAGGCTGAGTTAACAAGTGAGGATGGAGAAGGATATGAGTTATCTGATTCGGTAAAGAGAGGAAAGAAGAAGTACAAAGATGTGGCTGATGCTGCACAAGCAGCGTTTGAGTCAGCGGCTCATGCAGCAGACGCTGCACGAGCTGCTGTGGAGCTTTCTCAGTTTTCTCCGCGTGCTGGGGGAAATTCATTTAGTGGTTCTGAAAACAAGATATCAGAACAAGAAGGTAATGCTGATGATTTTAGAGGAGGTGAGGTTGATTTGAGGTCAGAATCCAAGAGGTCTATGTCGGATTCAGATGAAATTATTGAGGATGTCCCAGTGATGTCGTTTAGAGAAGACCCTGTGAAGTTGTTGGAGAAGGATGTTGTAATCTATGATAGTGAGGAAGAAATCCAATATACTACTAAGCCCAATACTACTACTAATGTTAAAGAGAAGCAACATGTTATGGATCTTCCAAATAGAGATACAGGACATGTGGACCACACGGTTCACTCGGTTGGAGATCCTTTTATGCGTAAAGTTGGTTTGAAGGGTCCGGTTTCAGTCAGGACAAGACAGGTACGTGGATACTAA
- the BNAC08G15840D gene encoding uncharacterized protein BNAC08G15840D produces the protein MAEETLTRTDSAEPTDKKRVRDESDGAVLDSPEVKRLRDDLFDVFDDSDPEPVSQDLDSVMKSFEDELSSAQPRGETQPDLGYLLEASDDELGLPPPPPPVSVVEEVETTETVADLVRASSDSSGIDELWGFEDHVPDYGSLDFGSGVGDGGDYVTVEGLFDFSGECFDSGDLFSWRPESLPAE, from the coding sequence ATGGCGGAGGAGACGCTAACTCGGACTGACTCAGCTGAGCCAACCGATAAAAAGCGAGTCAGGGACGAGTCTGACGGCGCGGTTCTCGACTCACCGGAGGTCAAGAGGCTGAGAGATGATTTATTCGACGTTTTCGATGACTCGGATCCCGAACCGGTGAGTCAAGATCTCGACTCGGTTATGAAGAGTTTCGAGGACGAGTTATCTTCGGCGCAGCCCCGCGGCGAGACTCAGCCGGATCTCGGTTACCTTCTAGAGGCTTCGGACGATGAGCTCGGGCTGCCACCGCCGCCTCCACCGGTTTCCGTGGTGGAGGAGGTGGAGACGACGGAGACGGTGGCGGATTTGGTACGAGCGTCGTCGGATTCGTCGGGAATCGACGAGTTATGGGGGTTCGAGGATCACGTGCCGGATTACGGCTCTTTAGATTTCGGTTCCGGCGTCGGAGATGGTGGAGATTACGTCACCGTTGAGGGGCTGTTTGATTTTTCCGGCGAATGTTTTGATTCCGGCGATCTATTCTCGTGGCGGCCGGAGTCTTTACCGGCGGAATAA